ACACCCGGCATATTTACTTCAGAAGCCGTAATCCCCATCATTGCTGCTGGGTTATGCAGTGGTGCAAGGTCAAACAATTGACGAATTTTCGTTTTTGCGTCAGCATCCACAAGTGCGGAGGCTTTGAAGAATTCACCACCATGCACTACGCGATGACCTACAGCATCAATTTCTTTAATGGATTCAATTACACCATGCTCCTTGTCTGTAAGACAAGCAAGGACTTTACGAATCGCAGTATTATGTTCCAGGATTTCGCTTACTTCTGTCACTTCCGCTTTGCCAGTCGGTTTATGGTTCAGAATAGAGGAGTCCATTCCAATACGTTCAACCAAACCTTTAGCCAAAACCGATTCATCGTTCATGTTATAGAGCTGATATTTCAAAGAAGAACTACCTGAGTTAATAACTAGAATATTCATACACGGTCACCATCCTTGTCGTACTTGAAGAAGCCTTCTCCTGATTTCATACCCAGTTGTCCTGCACGTACCATCTTCTTGAGAATTGTAGAAGGGCGGTATTTCAATTCACCGTACTCACGGAACATATTTTCAAGCGCAGCAAGAACCGAATCCAAGCCGAATCTGTCAGCCATTTCAAGCGGTCCATATTGGAATTGATAACCGATACGCATAGCATCGTCAATATCCTGTGCGGAGGCAACGCCCTCTTGCAACACATGCATAGCTTCATTGATAAACAAGCAAATGAGGCGTGATGTTACAAATCCTGGGGATTCATAAATCATTACACCTTTTTTCTCAACAATCTCATCAACAAAGGATTTTGTGTCTTCAAAAGTAGCATCTGAAGTTTTCAGACCGCGTACGATTTCAACAAGATCCACTTTAGCAACAGGATATATGAAATGCATTCCGATCACGCGTTCCGGATACATTGTAGAACTTGCAAGTTCAGTCAAGCTAAGTGTTGACGTATTGCTGGCAAGAATAATGTGATTTGGACATACTTGATCCAATTGATTTAGAATCTTTTTCTTTTCTTCCAAATCCTCAACAATGGTTTCGATGACCATATCACAAGAGCTGAGTTCTGCGAAATGTGTCACTTTTTGAATGCGGCTAAGAATCAGCTTCTTTTCTGCTTGAGTGATCGCCCATTTCTCCAATTGCTTATCTAGACTTGTCTCGATCATTTCGTAAGAGTAGTCCAGTTTTTCTGCGGTTTTCTCCACCAGCAATACATCCAGGCCTTTGGCTGCTAACATTTCAGCAATACCTTGTCCCATTGTGCCACCGCCGATGACACCTATTTTTTTGAAATTCATAAAAAAGTCTCCATCCTTTCAGGTATCTATACTTTTGTATTGTACCTTGTCTGTCGCAAAAATTTATAAAGCCCGACATATAATGATATCTTAGCATGCCTGAAAAGTAAAAAAAAATAACCAGCATAAAAATTTATGCTGGTAAAAGGACGCTGTCACGAAATTGACATCGAAATTGCTCTCCAGAGAGTACTTCTTCCTTCATTAAAATGTCAAGAGAGTAATCAAATACATTTCGTTGCTTTTCAAGGTGCTCACGAGTGCGCGTCATCAGTTCATCCAATATCTTACTATTTTCCTTCATAAGCTCTTCAGTGGTAACCATTTCCAGCTTAGCAATGCCCAGCGAAGTTAATCCTGACTTCATCATCGTTTCCACAATATTCAGCGCCTGATCGAAATCAGCGCGTGAACCTGTGCTTCGTCCGCCATAATACATTTCTTCAGCCGCCGCTCCACCAAGTGCAATCATAATCTGATCTTCCAAATAATCTTTGGTGTACAAATACTGCTCTTGCTGAGGATTGTGCCGTACATATCCAAGGGCTTGCCCACGCGGAGTCAGTGTAACCTGACTGACGCTTCCAGGACGAAGGAGCTCTGCCATAATGGCATGTCCCAGTTCATGAATAGCGACCCTCTTTTTCTCTTCGTGATTGGTTTCTCGATCCGTTTTTTCACCCATCATTACCTTGTCAATCGCCATCGACAGATGCCGCTGCTCAACTTCCGTCAAGTCCTCACGCATCATATAAATCGCAGCCTCATTCATGACACTTTCCAGCTGAGCACCGGAGAAGCCATAAGCTTCTTCAGCAATTTTGTCGAGACTCACTTCTGGATGAAGAGGTTTATTCTTCGCATGCAATTCGAGAATCGATTTACGGCCCTTCTTGTCAGGCATGTCCACTTGAATATGACGGTCGAACCGTCCAGGACGTAGCAATGCCGAATCAAGCATCTCTTTCCGGTTTGTTGCAGCTACCAGCAGAATACGCGGTGTTTCGTTATTATAAATACCGTCCATCTCAGTCAACAGCTGATTCAAGGTCTGATCATATTCACGCTGCTGCCCGCCTTCACGTTTACCGCCAATTACGTCAATTTCATCAATGAAAATAATGGCACTCTGCTTGTTCTCCTTAACAGCGCGGTTACGGGCATCCTTGAACAAATCACGAATCCGACCGGCCCCGACACCCACATACATTTCAACAAATTCACTACCTGATGCAGCTACGAATACGGAGTTTGTATAATGTGCAGCCGCTCTGGCCATAAGGGTCTTACCTGTTCCTGGAGGACCAGTGAGCAGAATCCCTTTTAAAGGACGAATCCCAAATTTGCTGATCTCCTCATGACGGATCAAAAAATCGAGTGCTTCACGAAGCTCTTGCTTCGCATTGTCTTGCCCGCCAATTTCTTCAAAAGTTAGCTTCGAAGGTCCTTCCTTCTTGCGTTTTTTCCCAGCACCAGCATTCACCGTAAGACCGCCTCGCAAATGAGCAATTATAAGAAGTGCAGTAAGCATTCCAGCTGCTATAACAATTGGGAATATATTTATACCTAAAAAAGCCATGAAAATAAACAGTACAGGAATAAATCCGAGTAAAATTTCTTTAAGATACTTAGGCATTATTCCATACCCCCAAGGTCGCAGGTTTTCGCGGCAAAATAATAAATTTACTTTCTTTTCCAATGCTTAAACTAACATACACATTGTTGTCGTCGATTTCAGTAGATGCTATCACATCTTTATATTCCGAATGCTGCTCTTTTAATCTATCAAGTTCAGTAGGTATAAGAGTATATTTACGGCTCTCCATCGCTTCAGCTACAGAGAACAACGCTTTATCCCAGTAATCATCTAATAATTCATTTGAATTTTGATCCACATCGAGTTTAAGCTTACGTCCTTCAATCACTGACTTTCCTTCTTTAGATACATACGATACTAGATCACGTAAATTCGTGCCCGGCTGCAAATCAAGTTTCAAAGTGACCTCATCGCGGTTAATACTAATATGTGAATTATTTACTCCCTCATAACCGGATACAATCTTTTGGAGCGGTTCCTGTAAAGCAAACTGACGATATAAAAAGAATCCTCCGAACAATAGAGTAGCCGACAGTAGAGACGTTATCAGTACAGGTACAAGACGTAATTTCAAGAAACGTCCTCCTCTCAAAGATGACAAAATGTAAACAGAATGATTAATAAATCAAAGCTGTTAAGCGCTCATCAGAGCCTAACGTTCTCTTAATACTGTTCTAATTACAAACAGTAGTATATCACATGTGTATATACGAAAATGAAAAAAAGTGTGAAGATATTTAAAATTTTATTTTTTATTTTTTTCCAATTCATTAAATATATTGATTTATTTCAACGAAAAAAAAGAGCCGTTACTTGTCGTTAACAGGCTTATTTCCACATGTGTTTTTTAAATAAAAATATATAAAAACTACCTACTTAGTATATCACAAATAGTACATTACGAGTATATCAAAATAATCCATCATATTAACGAAAACAAGCGAACCATAAATGGTCCGCTTGTTTCTAGTATAGTACTCTTGTTTATTTTAGCGGCTGGGTAAACTATATCCTTCACCCATTCGAGCTCCATCTGAGAACCGATAAAATTGATAATAATACCGACCGCTTTGTTTATAAAAAAGCTGCCATGCATACTCTCCGTTATATACCCCCGGCAACAACCGCTCGATACTAACGTCCGGAAGATCAGCTTTAATTATGCTGCGTATTTTCGCTTCAGAGGTCCCTTTACTCAGTTCCTCAGCATATACTGCGTCGTTGCCTTCTGCAAACTTCCCGTCTACAGTAAAGCGTACCCATACCATTAACTCGGTCCCGGATTGATTCTTCCCTGTTAAGACCCAGTACACTGCATTTTCATCCCACACGGATTTCTGTGCTTTAGTTACCTCTGTCAGACCAGCGCTGGTTTTGGCGATATCCTTAGCAATATCTCGCTCGTTCCATTGATCTTTCATAATATAGGCATAGAACTGGATAAGTCCAAACAGAAGGAGCAGAATCAGAACTGACCCCAGGAGGATCCATTTTTTCCTTTTCTTCAAGGTGCAGCTCCCTTTCTAGTAATATATCTTTTTTGATTATATAACACACCCGTGTGTTTATCCAAAGTTTCATATTCATTCATATAAATTCTTATATTTACAGAAAAGGCCGTAACTTTTGCAAACGCAGAAAGTCACAGCCTTACAGTTAATTCTTATCATCTTAGACTACCGCTTGAGCAGCCCCTCAAAGGATTCTTGCGCCTTACGACGGATAGCTTCCTCATCTAACGTTACACATTGTCCATGTTTTACAACCTGTTTACCATTCACCCATACATGCTCAACATCCTTGGCACTGGCAGAGTATACAGCATGAGACAGCAAATCTGTGTGCGGTAGTAAATGCGGCTGGTCTATATCAATCGCGATAAAGTCAGCTTTCATGCCTACAGCGAGCCTGCCCACATCATTTAAAAAGATAGACTTCGCGCCATACTCTGTAGCCATACTCAGAGCTTCCGGAGCCGGTACAGCCGTAGGATCACCACTTACACCTTTATGGATAAGTGCTGCAAGACGCATCTCTTCAAACATATCCAAGTTATTATTACTTGCCGCGCCATCTGTACCCAACGACACCTTCACACCGGCCTTTAGAAGATCCGTAACACGAGCAACTCCACTAGCCAGTTTTAGATTACTTCCCGGGTTATGAGATACACCTACATTATGACGAGCCAGAATCTCGATCTCTTCATCATTCAAATGAACGCCATGAGCAACAATAGACGGACGTGTGAACATTCCAAGCTTCTCTAAATGAGCTACAGGCCGCAGTCCGTAATCCACTACATTCTGCTCCACTTCGCGTTTCGTTTCGGACATATGGGTATGCATCGGTAAATCCAAATCATGCGCCGCCTGTACAAACTTAACAAAGAAATCCGGCGGGCAAGTATATGGAGCGTGTGGCGAGATCATCGTTGTAATTCTACCGTCAGCCTTTCCATGCCAGTTCCGTGCAAAAGAAATCGCTTCCGCAAGCTTGTGATTCTGTACTTCCTCTGGACAAAGACCGATCACGCCTCTCATCAATACAGAACGGATACCTGACAATTCGACCACCTCAGCTACTCGATCCATATGATCATACATATCCAGGAAGGTTGTAGTGCCACCTTTCAGCATTTCCAGAACAGACAAGGAGGTTCCCCAGTACACATCTTCTCCGGTGAATTTCTCTTCCATCGGCCACATTTTTTCCTGAAGCCACACTTGAAGCGCTAAATCATCTCCATAACCACGAAGCAATGACATTGCGGCATGGCCGTGTGTGTTTACCAGACCAGGCATAAACAACAGACGACTGCCATCAACAACTTGCACACCTTCTTCCATCAAAGGCTCTTCTTTTCCTATGTAAGTGATCAAATCATCTTCAATAGTCATATATCCACTAAGAACAGGCTCATCCGTTCCCGGAATAAGAAAACGCCCGCCTTTGATAATCGTTTTACTACTCTTCATTTCCGCTTTCTTCCTTTCCGTCTTTCAAATAATAAGCAAGACTTTGCAAATCCGTTGTAAAATCGGCTGCATGAACCCGGATATTCGGTGGTGTTTTTAGAATCACTGGTGCAAAATTCAAAATCGCCTCAATGCCAGATTCAATAAGAATATCTGCTACATTCTGCGCTTCTGAGTCAGGTACAGTAATAATCCCAATTCGAATGCCTTGCTCACGAACTGTCTGACCTAGCTCTTCCATGGGTTGAACCGTAAGAGAGTTGATTTTCCGCCCTACCTTAGGTGCATAAGAATCAAATATAGCGGTAATCTTCATAGTATCTTTCAGATAAGCATTATAATTAGATAATGCATGTCCAAGGTTACCGGCACCTACTAATGCCACATTCAGCTGTTGGTCCAGCTTCAAAATATGACGGATTTTCTCAATAAGATAAGTTACGTCATACCCAATACCTTTTCTGCCGAAGTCTCCAAAATACGCTAAATCTTTACGGATTTGAGCGGGATTCAGATCAAGTTTTTGTCCTAATTCTTGCGAGGAAACGGTTAATATTTCACGTTTCTGAAGATCATTCAAGAAACGTAAGTACACAGGAAGTCTGCGAACAACGGCTTCTGATATTTTATCCGATTTCATAATTTACCTCCTAATTTAAGTACTATTCTGTTTGAATCCTATTAAAATTTCTGTACCTCGTCTCAATGAAGAGCGGTATTCTCTTATACCGCCCTTCATTGTGGAGTGATTAATTAAACAGAAGATGTCCTTCTTAAGAAACGCCTCCGTCTTCCAACCACTCTGCTATACGAGGAACCATTTGATCCGTAAGCATATGTTCCATTTTCGGGCCAGGCAACGAATAAAGGAAATACTTTCCATAATGAGATTCGATAACCCTAGTGTCATACACTATAACAATACCCCGATCCTGCGCTGTCCGTACCAGTCTTCCAAATCCTTGCTTGAAGCGGATAACTGCCTGAGGCACCGACAATTTCATAAACGGATTCTTCTTCTGGGCTTGTAATAACTCAGACTTCGCTTCCGCTAGAGGGTGATTAGGCGGTTGAAATGGAAGCCTCACGATGGCTAAGCATGTCAATGCCTCACCCGGAATATCTACTCCCTCCCAGAAGCTGCTAGTTCCAAGCAGAACTGAAGCAGCACTGTCCTGAAAGCGTCGAATCAGCTTACTGCGGCTTCCACCTTCCACGCCTTGACCTAGCACCGTGATTTCTTGTGAGGCTAGAGCTTCTTTCAGAGGATCGTAAACTTGGCGCAGCATCTTGTAAGAAGTAAACAGAACAAGCATCCGTCCGCGTGTCGTAATCGCCGCTTCTGCTAGTGACTGTACGAGCGTATCGACAAATCGGGCATCACCCACACTGCCCTTCACACTAGGGAAATCCCGTGGAATTACTAATAGTGCCTGCTCCCGATACTTAAAGGGAGAAGGAAGGAGAGATGTCATTAGACGCCCCTCTTCCGCAGCTTCATTAAGTCCGAGATTATCAATCATAAACTGGAATGATTTATCGACAGAAAGCGTCGCCGAGGTTAACACAATACTTTTCTTTTTGTGGAAGAACAGCTCTTTAAGCTGGGTACTAACATCAACAGGGACGGCATATAACTGTAGCGATTTGCTGCGATAATTTCCATTCGCCTCCAGCCAATATACTACATTCTCGTCGTTTAATCCCATAAAAAACCGTACTTGCTCACGTATAGAAGCTAAATCCTTAAATAAGCCGCTAATATCGGTTACTAAACTATCTGAAGAAGATTGACCTTCTTGATCACGCATCTCATTAAGCATCTTATCACCCTTACGGATAATTTCGCTTAATGTCAGATTTATAGTATTCTCCAAAGCAACCAATTCATCCCAATCTTTCGGTTTACGGGTAGGAAGTAACCGCATGACTAGCTGTCCAGCTTCTTCCGCCGCTGCATTGCTACGTTCCGGCAAGAGGCTAAATAGCTTGTCACTAAGTAGATCCCAGGTTTCTTTTACAGTAAGCAGATCTGGATAGATTCTATCGATAACTCCGCTCCATTCAGAAGCTTCCTCACTGCCTGATGACTGAAGCATTTGACGAAGCGTTGGGAGTTGGCCGTTACGACTATCCTTGTATAATCGGGACAGCGTGTGAGCCACCGTGAAATGCTTCATATGCATACCTAAATGCTTGCCAGCCACGTCCTCCAGATGATGGGCCTCATCAATAACAAGATGTTCATAGGCCGGGAGTAGCTGGTGCCCAGCCTTAACATCTGCGAAAAGCTTAGAATGGTTCGTAATAACCACGTCAGCAATACCCGCTTCATGTTTTGCCCGATGGTAATAACATTTGCGGAACCAAGGACAGGAGCGACCGAGACAAGAATCGGTATCGCTTGCTACCGTCTCCCAGAAATCTCCGCCACGACCGCTTAAATTGAGCTCTTCGTCATCCCCTGATTCACTTTGTGTCAGCCAAACGATCATCTGAGCCGCAGTAAGTGCATCTTCCCTTGGACTTATAAAGTCTTTTTTATTAATTTTATGTTCAAACTTACGAAGACACAAATAATGCCCTCTGCCTTTAAAAATCGCAGCTTTAAATGGAAATGGAACTACCTGTGTTAACAAAGGAATATCACGCTCACGCAATTGATCCTGCAGATTAATGGTATGAGTGCTGACCATAACTTTCTCATTAGTACGAACACTTTGGTATATGGCAGGCAACAAATAACCAAGCGATTTGCCGGTTCCTGTCCCTGCTTCGATCAATAGATGTTTGTCTTCGGCAAGTGCCGTAATCACCTCATTGATCATAATATCCTGAGCTTCTCGGCTTTCATACTGTGGCAAAGTGTCTTTAAGCCGTTTAGTTACTTCATCCATATAATCTGTAAATGATAAATTCTGTAGCGGATTCTCAGCATGCTCGTCACGAGGTGGAGCTAGTTCATTCCAATCCCCTACTGCAAGCGCTAATTGACGATAGAAAGTCAGATCACCTTCGGGTTGAAGCGTCTCCGCTTCCCGTTCACGCAGCAGACCATCAAAATACCAACCTAAATCACTATCTTCTTCGGTAAACAGCTCACATAGTCGCTGGATGGTGAGTAACGGTAAACTGTAAAGCTCCTCCAGACATTTCAACAAGACAAGAGCTGTCGCCAGTGCATCACTATCTGCCTGATGCGGACGATCATGTGTCACTCCAAAATGTGCACTAACTGACCCTAGTTGATAGGATGTTAGGGAAGGAAAGCAGATTTTTAGAAAATCAATCGTATCTAAAATCCGCCCTTGAAATGGTAAATACCCACATCGATCTAAAGCATTTTGCAAAAAATGGAAGTCGAATGCGACATTATGCCCTACAAGCACAACATCATCCAAGAGTGGAACAAGCTCCATCATCATCTCATCCAGCTCAGGCGCATCCTTTACATCATCGTCGGTAATCCCCGTCAGACCAGTTATAAAAGGAGGTATCGGCGTTCCGGGCTTGACGTAGGAACCATATACCCGGGAGATGGACCGGTCTTCTTCTATAATTGCAAGGCCAACCTGGATAATTTCACCCACGGATTGGGTTCCCGTTGTTTCAAAATCAAGCACGGCAAATTTCATTATAATTCTATTCCCTTTCAATTGAGACTCTTAATCAGCATAACAGAAGTTGCGAAAAAAGGCGATGCACACCACTGGTTCAGGGGATGCATCGCTTGAATGAAAATGCGGAATAATAAACCGTAAACGTAATAATTTACAATAATGAAACAAGCTGATTTCCGAAATGAAGCTTTCCTCCACGGCGGCGGCAAACCTCCAAATTAA
This Paenibacillus sp. FSL R5-0345 DNA region includes the following protein-coding sequences:
- a CDS encoding amidohydrolase; translated protein: MKSSKTIIKGGRFLIPGTDEPVLSGYMTIEDDLITYIGKEEPLMEEGVQVVDGSRLLFMPGLVNTHGHAAMSLLRGYGDDLALQVWLQEKMWPMEEKFTGEDVYWGTSLSVLEMLKGGTTTFLDMYDHMDRVAEVVELSGIRSVLMRGVIGLCPEEVQNHKLAEAISFARNWHGKADGRITTMISPHAPYTCPPDFFVKFVQAAHDLDLPMHTHMSETKREVEQNVVDYGLRPVAHLEKLGMFTRPSIVAHGVHLNDEEIEILARHNVGVSHNPGSNLKLASGVARVTDLLKAGVKVSLGTDGAASNNNLDMFEEMRLAALIHKGVSGDPTAVPAPEALSMATEYGAKSIFLNDVGRLAVGMKADFIAIDIDQPHLLPHTDLLSHAVYSASAKDVEHVWVNGKQVVKHGQCVTLDEEAIRRKAQESFEGLLKR
- a CDS encoding redox-sensing transcriptional repressor Rex, coding for MKSDKISEAVVRRLPVYLRFLNDLQKREILTVSSQELGQKLDLNPAQIRKDLAYFGDFGRKGIGYDVTYLIEKIRHILKLDQQLNVALVGAGNLGHALSNYNAYLKDTMKITAIFDSYAPKVGRKINSLTVQPMEELGQTVREQGIRIGIITVPDSEAQNVADILIESGIEAILNFAPVILKTPPNIRVHAADFTTDLQSLAYYLKDGKEESGNEE
- the dinG gene encoding ATP-dependent DNA helicase DinG, with protein sequence MKFAVLDFETTGTQSVGEIIQVGLAIIEEDRSISRVYGSYVKPGTPIPPFITGLTGITDDDVKDAPELDEMMMELVPLLDDVVLVGHNVAFDFHFLQNALDRCGYLPFQGRILDTIDFLKICFPSLTSYQLGSVSAHFGVTHDRPHQADSDALATALVLLKCLEELYSLPLLTIQRLCELFTEEDSDLGWYFDGLLREREAETLQPEGDLTFYRQLALAVGDWNELAPPRDEHAENPLQNLSFTDYMDEVTKRLKDTLPQYESREAQDIMINEVITALAEDKHLLIEAGTGTGKSLGYLLPAIYQSVRTNEKVMVSTHTINLQDQLRERDIPLLTQVVPFPFKAAIFKGRGHYLCLRKFEHKINKKDFISPREDALTAAQMIVWLTQSESGDDEELNLSGRGGDFWETVASDTDSCLGRSCPWFRKCYYHRAKHEAGIADVVITNHSKLFADVKAGHQLLPAYEHLVIDEAHHLEDVAGKHLGMHMKHFTVAHTLSRLYKDSRNGQLPTLRQMLQSSGSEEASEWSGVIDRIYPDLLTVKETWDLLSDKLFSLLPERSNAAAEEAGQLVMRLLPTRKPKDWDELVALENTINLTLSEIIRKGDKMLNEMRDQEGQSSSDSLVTDISGLFKDLASIREQVRFFMGLNDENVVYWLEANGNYRSKSLQLYAVPVDVSTQLKELFFHKKKSIVLTSATLSVDKSFQFMIDNLGLNEAAEEGRLMTSLLPSPFKYREQALLVIPRDFPSVKGSVGDARFVDTLVQSLAEAAITTRGRMLVLFTSYKMLRQVYDPLKEALASQEITVLGQGVEGGSRSKLIRRFQDSAASVLLGTSSFWEGVDIPGEALTCLAIVRLPFQPPNHPLAEAKSELLQAQKKNPFMKLSVPQAVIRFKQGFGRLVRTAQDRGIVIVYDTRVIESHYGKYFLYSLPGPKMEHMLTDQMVPRIAEWLEDGGVS
- a CDS encoding 3-hydroxyacyl-CoA dehydrogenase family protein, with amino-acid sequence MNFKKIGVIGGGTMGQGIAEMLAAKGLDVLLVEKTAEKLDYSYEMIETSLDKQLEKWAITQAEKKLILSRIQKVTHFAELSSCDMVIETIVEDLEEKKKILNQLDQVCPNHIILASNTSTLSLTELASSTMYPERVIGMHFIYPVAKVDLVEIVRGLKTSDATFEDTKSFVDEIVEKKGVMIYESPGFVTSRLICLFINEAMHVLQEGVASAQDIDDAMRIGYQFQYGPLEMADRFGLDSVLAALENMFREYGELKYRPSTILKKMVRAGQLGMKSGEGFFKYDKDGDRV
- a CDS encoding cell wall elongation regulator TseB-like domain-containing protein, whose translation is MKDQWNERDIAKDIAKTSAGLTEVTKAQKSVWDENAVYWVLTGKNQSGTELMVWVRFTVDGKFAEGNDAVYAEELSKGTSEAKIRSIIKADLPDVSIERLLPGVYNGEYAWQLFYKQSGRYYYQFYRFSDGARMGEGYSLPSR
- a CDS encoding AAA family ATPase, yielding MPKYLKEILLGFIPVLFIFMAFLGINIFPIVIAAGMLTALLIIAHLRGGLTVNAGAGKKRKKEGPSKLTFEEIGGQDNAKQELREALDFLIRHEEISKFGIRPLKGILLTGPPGTGKTLMARAAAHYTNSVFVAASGSEFVEMYVGVGAGRIRDLFKDARNRAVKENKQSAIIFIDEIDVIGGKREGGQQREYDQTLNQLLTEMDGIYNNETPRILLVAATNRKEMLDSALLRPGRFDRHIQVDMPDKKGRKSILELHAKNKPLHPEVSLDKIAEEAYGFSGAQLESVMNEAAIYMMREDLTEVEQRHLSMAIDKVMMGEKTDRETNHEEKKRVAIHELGHAIMAELLRPGSVSQVTLTPRGQALGYVRHNPQQEQYLYTKDYLEDQIMIALGGAAAEEMYYGGRSTGSRADFDQALNIVETMMKSGLTSLGIAKLEMVTTEELMKENSKILDELMTRTREHLEKQRNVFDYSLDILMKEEVLSGEQFRCQFRDSVLLPA